Proteins found in one Litorihabitans aurantiacus genomic segment:
- a CDS encoding serine hydrolase domain-containing protein translates to MTSPTDTTDLPPPAGAPDAATDTTDPLTDELREALREAEDEPSAGVVRIDEGGRTLLTRAWGLADRRHAVAMTPEHTIAVASGAKGFTALTVMSLVADGTLTLATPARQLLGDDLPLVDDAVTIEHLLAHRAGIGDYLDDDADTAEYLLPGAMSGYVDPEDYLEVLGGHAQEFAPGTDFAYCNGGYVLLAILAQRASGTPFHELVRTRVIEPAGLTGTAYLRSDALPANAAVGYVEVDGEWRTNVHHLPVVGGGDGGIWTTAADLVTFWDALLAGRIVPRELVEEMLRERTAETDDELAYGLGFYLPEPGVVQLIGQDAGASFSSRHTIATARTASVLTTTADAAWDVESAIR, encoded by the coding sequence ATGACTTCGCCCACCGACACGACCGACCTCCCGCCCCCGGCCGGTGCGCCCGACGCCGCGACCGACACGACCGATCCCCTCACGGACGAGCTGCGCGAGGCCCTGCGCGAGGCCGAGGACGAGCCGAGCGCCGGCGTCGTGCGCATCGACGAGGGCGGGCGCACGCTGCTCACCCGCGCGTGGGGCCTGGCCGACCGCCGCCACGCCGTCGCGATGACGCCGGAGCACACGATCGCCGTCGCGAGCGGCGCCAAGGGCTTCACGGCGCTGACCGTGATGAGCCTGGTGGCCGACGGCACGCTCACCCTCGCCACCCCCGCGCGCCAGCTGCTCGGTGACGACCTCCCGCTCGTGGACGACGCCGTCACGATCGAGCACCTGCTCGCGCACCGCGCGGGGATCGGCGACTACCTCGACGACGACGCCGACACCGCCGAGTACCTGCTGCCGGGCGCGATGAGTGGCTACGTCGACCCCGAGGACTACCTCGAGGTGCTCGGCGGGCACGCGCAGGAGTTCGCGCCGGGGACCGACTTCGCGTACTGCAACGGCGGCTACGTGCTGCTGGCGATCCTGGCGCAGCGCGCGTCCGGCACACCGTTCCACGAGCTGGTGCGGACGCGGGTGATCGAGCCGGCGGGGCTGACGGGGACGGCCTACCTGCGCAGCGACGCGCTACCCGCGAACGCGGCGGTGGGCTACGTCGAGGTCGACGGCGAGTGGCGCACCAACGTGCACCACCTCCCGGTGGTCGGGGGTGGGGACGGCGGGATCTGGACGACGGCGGCCGACCTGGTCACGTTCTGGGACGCGCTGCTCGCGGGTCGGATCGTGCCGCGCGAGCTGGTGGAGGAGATGCTGCGGGAGCGGACGGCCGAGACCGACGACGAGCTCGCCTACGGGCTCGGGTTCTACCTGCCGGAGCCGGGTGTCGTGCAGCTGATCGGGCAGGACGCGGGGGCGTCGTTCTCCTCGCGGCACACGATCGCGACGGCGCGCACCGCCTCGGTCCTCACGACGACGGCCGACGCCGCGTGGGACGTCGAGAGCGCCATCCGCTGA
- a CDS encoding carotenoid biosynthesis protein, translating to MSALAVLPPPTAPLGGVRPAHVAAAVGAGVAVGVLAYRRLSRSLRERREAREARERGATPAVATPAPAPRARATGRSEAARAVARHGTLATAHRGRRLAGRAAWVTFAAAVAVQGTFALDGGSIPRTVASVVLMGATAALHATSVGGWRFGAGMVAIVAAATWVAEAVGIATGFPFGEYAYTGTLGPELAGVSVLVLLAWLTLAYPALVVATRLVGEGGGLRRVARLGVAALALTAWDVFLDPQMVDAGNWGWANPEPSLPGTPGIPLTNYAGWFLTSVVVAALLEAWHGRARRRSDARPLGRPQAQRADAVPYAVYLWTYVSCVLGNLTFWSRPSVAVAGGVVMGTVALPLVRALARSANVR from the coding sequence GTGAGCGCGCTCGCCGTCCTGCCGCCCCCGACCGCGCCGCTCGGCGGGGTGCGCCCGGCGCACGTCGCGGCCGCCGTCGGGGCGGGCGTCGCCGTCGGGGTGCTGGCCTACCGGAGGCTGTCCCGGTCGCTGCGCGAGCGCCGCGAGGCCCGCGAGGCTCGCGAGCGCGGTGCCACCCCCGCCGTCGCGACACCGGCTCCCGCACCCCGCGCGAGGGCGACCGGACGCTCGGAGGCGGCGCGCGCCGTCGCCCGCCACGGGACGCTCGCGACGGCGCACCGCGGCCGGCGCCTCGCCGGGCGCGCGGCGTGGGTGACGTTCGCGGCCGCCGTCGCGGTGCAGGGAACCTTCGCGCTCGACGGCGGGTCGATCCCCCGCACGGTCGCGAGCGTCGTGCTCATGGGCGCGACGGCGGCGCTGCACGCCACGTCCGTCGGGGGCTGGCGGTTCGGGGCCGGGATGGTCGCGATCGTGGCCGCGGCGACGTGGGTGGCCGAGGCGGTCGGCATCGCGACCGGCTTCCCTTTCGGCGAGTACGCCTACACCGGCACGCTCGGACCGGAGCTGGCGGGCGTCTCGGTGCTCGTCCTGCTCGCGTGGCTGACGCTCGCGTACCCGGCGCTCGTGGTCGCCACCCGGCTCGTGGGCGAGGGCGGCGGGCTGCGGCGCGTCGCGCGTCTCGGGGTCGCGGCGCTGGCGCTGACGGCGTGGGACGTGTTCCTCGACCCGCAGATGGTCGACGCCGGGAACTGGGGCTGGGCCAACCCCGAGCCGTCGCTGCCCGGGACGCCCGGGATCCCGCTGACGAACTACGCGGGGTGGTTCCTGACGTCGGTGGTCGTGGCGGCGCTGCTGGAGGCGTGGCACGGCCGCGCGCGACGGCGCAGCGACGCCCGACCGCTCGGGCGGCCGCAGGCGCAGCGCGCCGACGCCGTGCCGTACGCCGTCTACCTGTGGACCTACGTCTCGTGCGTCCTGGGCAACCTGACGTTCTGGTCGCGCCCGTCGGTCGCCGTCGCCGGCGGCGTGGTGATGGGCACGGTGGCGCTCCCGCTGGTCCGCGCCCTCGCCCGCTCCGCGAACGTTCGCTGA
- a CDS encoding lysophospholipid acyltransferase family protein, whose amino-acid sequence MPQLFPDALGRALVAHSVGRSLRRSFDSIAVAGDLPRGGAVLASTHSSWWDGYVLAALAGAVGTRPAVMMTARRLAAFPFLRLVGAVDTGGARDLVRAAAAGRWAVVFPEGELQPRGRLAPLHPGAAWVARTAGAPLVPVALAVVTRGAPQPEVLVRMGQPLSTGPRGTTSSDVAALTTALAERLRQESARLADDVAAAHPEHPVPGYRVLLHGTSRRRDSVGWAVRALAWLTGVPSRREPAPTDRCPR is encoded by the coding sequence ATGCCCCAGCTCTTCCCCGACGCCCTCGGGCGCGCCCTCGTGGCGCACAGCGTCGGCCGCAGCCTGCGCCGGTCGTTCGACAGCATCGCGGTCGCCGGCGACCTTCCCCGCGGCGGCGCCGTCCTCGCCTCGACGCACTCCTCGTGGTGGGACGGCTACGTGCTCGCCGCGCTCGCCGGCGCCGTCGGCACCCGCCCCGCCGTCATGATGACCGCGCGTCGCCTCGCCGCGTTCCCGTTCCTGCGCCTGGTCGGTGCCGTCGACACGGGCGGCGCCCGCGACCTCGTGCGCGCCGCCGCCGCGGGACGCTGGGCGGTCGTCTTCCCGGAGGGCGAGCTCCAGCCGCGCGGCCGGCTCGCGCCGCTGCACCCCGGAGCCGCCTGGGTCGCGCGGACGGCGGGCGCGCCGCTCGTCCCCGTCGCGCTCGCCGTCGTGACGCGCGGCGCCCCGCAGCCCGAGGTGCTCGTGCGGATGGGGCAGCCGCTGAGCACGGGGCCCCGCGGCACCACGTCGAGCGACGTCGCCGCCCTCACCACCGCGCTCGCGGAGCGCCTGCGGCAGGAGTCGGCGCGGCTGGCCGACGACGTCGCCGCCGCCCACCCCGAGCACCCCGTGCCCGGCTACCGCGTGCTCCTGCACGGGACGTCCCGGCGTCGCGACTCCGTCGGGTGGGCCGTGCGGGCGCTCGCGTGGCTGACCGGCGTCCCGAGCAGGCGCGAACCTGCGCCGACCGATCGGTGCCCGCGATGA
- a CDS encoding DUF2809 domain-containing protein, with product MSEPETRSVRAAVVPGRRSRVGLALIAVLLVGLGLLGRFALPGAAGDVAGGLLYAALVYVLVAIVAPDASVGRLAVVALAVVLGIELLQLTGLPAAIGEAFAPARLVLGTTFTASDLVVGAVGVGLMAATDRVLAGPRHRPTR from the coding sequence GTGAGCGAACCGGAGACCCGCAGCGTCCGCGCCGCCGTCGTGCCGGGGCGCCGCTCGCGCGTCGGCCTCGCGCTGATCGCCGTGCTCCTGGTCGGCCTCGGGCTGCTGGGCCGGTTCGCGCTGCCGGGGGCGGCGGGCGACGTCGCGGGCGGCCTCCTGTACGCGGCGCTCGTCTACGTGCTGGTGGCGATCGTGGCGCCCGACGCGTCGGTGGGCCGACTCGCCGTCGTGGCGCTCGCCGTCGTGCTCGGCATCGAGCTGCTGCAGCTCACCGGCCTGCCCGCGGCGATCGGGGAGGCGTTCGCGCCGGCGCGGCTCGTGCTCGGCACGACGTTCACCGCGAGCGATCTCGTGGTCGGGGCGGTCGGGGTCGGCCTGATGGCGGCGACCGACCGGGTGCTCGCCGGGCCGCGCCACCGGCCGACCCGCTAG
- a CDS encoding glycosyltransferase: MKRERLARFALGDRRPTTAGVTSAVAGGLALTYLAYRAMALVLNALGLRRLRAPEGAAPDGVPDGALDRYRVSLLVPARDEATTLPATLPHLLAQGADDVVVLDDHSSDGTARVARDAGAQVIAGRPLPEGWVGKTWACQQLADAVTGDGAEAAPDDTRPHLLVFTDADVTWRPGALARLVAEMDRGRADLLTVFPRHLVGSFGERVMVPLVDAAFVGNAPVPIIRSRGHGALAANGQVMAFRREAYERAGGHAAVRGELLEDVRLARRARDAGARFDVVLGGEAIEVRMYDSYAAAVVGMAKSMPGLHRESRLVMVGSAAFFVMTYTLPWLLRPTPLVRLVRGLGLIDRAVVNLLVGRTRAVDLAETLLGPISPLAVLPAYRRAISGRLEWRGRTYPAARRGWRP; encoded by the coding sequence ATGAAGCGCGAGCGCCTGGCCCGGTTCGCCCTCGGGGACCGCCGGCCGACGACGGCGGGTGTCACCTCCGCCGTCGCCGGCGGCCTCGCGCTGACCTACCTCGCCTACCGCGCGATGGCGCTGGTCCTGAACGCCCTCGGCCTGCGGCGGCTGCGCGCGCCGGAGGGTGCGGCGCCCGACGGCGTGCCCGACGGCGCACTCGACCGCTACCGCGTCAGCCTCCTCGTCCCCGCGCGGGACGAGGCCACGACCCTGCCCGCGACGCTCCCGCACCTGCTCGCCCAGGGGGCGGACGACGTCGTCGTGCTCGACGACCACTCCTCCGACGGGACGGCCCGCGTGGCACGCGACGCCGGCGCCCAGGTGATCGCCGGGCGGCCCCTGCCCGAGGGCTGGGTGGGTAAGACGTGGGCGTGCCAGCAGCTGGCGGACGCCGTGACGGGCGACGGCGCCGAGGCCGCTCCCGACGACACCCGCCCGCACCTCCTCGTCTTCACCGACGCCGACGTCACCTGGCGCCCCGGCGCCCTCGCCCGGCTCGTGGCCGAGATGGACCGGGGACGCGCGGACCTGCTGACCGTCTTCCCGCGCCACCTCGTCGGATCGTTCGGCGAGCGCGTCATGGTGCCGCTGGTGGACGCCGCCTTCGTCGGGAACGCGCCGGTGCCGATCATCCGGTCGCGGGGGCACGGTGCGCTCGCGGCCAACGGCCAGGTGATGGCGTTCCGGCGCGAGGCCTACGAGCGCGCGGGCGGGCACGCCGCCGTGCGCGGCGAGCTGCTGGAGGACGTGCGCCTCGCGCGGCGTGCGCGGGACGCGGGGGCGCGCTTCGACGTCGTGCTCGGCGGGGAGGCGATCGAGGTGCGGATGTACGACTCCTACGCCGCTGCCGTCGTGGGGATGGCCAAGAGCATGCCGGGGCTGCACCGCGAGTCGCGGCTGGTGATGGTCGGGTCGGCGGCGTTCTTCGTGATGACGTACACGCTGCCGTGGCTCCTGCGCCCGACGCCGCTCGTCCGCCTCGTGCGCGGGCTCGGCCTGATCGACCGGGCGGTGGTGAACCTGCTCGTGGGGCGGACGCGCGCCGTCGACCTCGCCGAGACGCTGCTCGGTCCGATCAGCCCGCTCGCGGTGCTGCCCGCCTACCGGCGCGCGATCAGCGGGCGGCTGGAGTGGCGCGGGCGGACCTACCCGGCCGCACGGCGGGGGTGGCGGCCGTGA
- a CDS encoding HAD hydrolase family protein, whose translation MGSSRDHPRDLPRRRRHPRDPRRGPPGNLEAVRRVQAAGHHVLLATGRPRSMIGALLDLGFHGAVASAGGYVEIGGEILTDAAIDPDVVARTVRVLLAHSVPFLLEGSTALAGPENATEHLERVLQTVAPTGRPPVEALRTEAELAAFPASKIAYFDSPVPHEQLVAEIGDGIDVVPSSIPEIGHGAGELFSAGLSKADGLATAAAALGVDQADVIAVGDGPNDIEMLAWAGLGVAVTGSRPEVLAVADATVAGPEESGLAELFARLDLIG comes from the coding sequence ATAGGGTCGAGCCGTGACCACCCGCGCGATCTTCCTCGACGTCGACGGCACCCTCGCGATCCACGGCGAGGTCCCCCGGGCAACCTCGAGGCCGTGCGCCGGGTGCAGGCCGCCGGCCACCACGTGCTGCTGGCCACCGGCCGGCCCCGCTCGATGATCGGTGCCCTGCTCGACCTCGGCTTCCACGGTGCCGTGGCCAGCGCGGGCGGGTACGTCGAGATCGGCGGTGAGATCCTCACCGACGCCGCCATCGACCCGGACGTCGTGGCCCGCACCGTCCGGGTCCTGCTGGCGCACAGCGTCCCCTTCCTGCTCGAGGGGTCCACCGCGCTCGCCGGCCCGGAGAATGCCACCGAGCACCTCGAGCGGGTGCTGCAGACGGTGGCGCCGACCGGTCGCCCGCCCGTCGAGGCGCTCCGCACCGAGGCCGAGCTGGCCGCGTTCCCCGCGTCGAAGATCGCCTACTTCGACTCCCCCGTGCCGCACGAGCAGCTCGTCGCGGAGATCGGCGACGGCATCGACGTGGTCCCCAGCTCGATCCCCGAGATCGGGCACGGGGCCGGGGAGCTCTTCAGCGCGGGGCTGTCGAAGGCCGACGGTCTGGCGACCGCCGCCGCGGCGCTCGGCGTCGACCAGGCGGACGTCATCGCCGTCGGCGACGGGCCCAACGACATCGAGATGCTCGCGTGGGCCGGGCTCGGGGTGGCCGTGACGGGCTCGCGGCCCGAGGTGCTCGCCGTCGCTGACGCGACCGTGGCGGGCCCCGAGGAGTCCGGTCTCGCCGAGCTGTTCGCGCGGCTCGACCTCATCGGCTGA
- a CDS encoding pyridoxal phosphate-dependent decarboxylase family protein, whose product MSHAPQPPRALAEAATAAHAWLASLDTRPVNATHDVDQVEAALARPFPQQGADPADVVRELVAAATPGLVATPSGRYFGWVRGGVLDSALAADWLTAAWDQNASLLAGSPAGAAVERVATTWLLDALHLPPTAAVGFVTGGQMANFTCLAAARHAVLARAGWDVERDGLLGAPAPGVFVGAERHVTVDLALRYLGLGQSRSVVVAADDQGRLRPDALEQALAADEQGHPGRPRIVVLQAGDVHSGAFDPGEAVAIAHRYGAWVHVDGAFGLWAAASPRHRHLTAGLEGADSWATDAHKTLNVPYDSGLAIVADPAALHAAMGERAAYLIQDERPDPLAAVPEFSRRARGFTVWAALRELGRDGLAAMVAGFADHAARFARELAALDGVTVVNDVVYTQVCVAFRGDVETRAVAAALLREGTTWMTPSTWRGRSVLRVSVSNARTDDDDVARAIAALTRVLGEVRAG is encoded by the coding sequence ATGTCGCACGCGCCGCAACCCCCGCGCGCGCTCGCCGAGGCGGCCACCGCCGCCCACGCGTGGCTGGCCTCCCTCGATACCCGTCCGGTCAACGCGACCCACGACGTCGACCAGGTCGAGGCCGCCCTCGCCCGCCCGTTCCCGCAGCAGGGCGCCGACCCCGCCGACGTCGTGCGCGAGCTCGTCGCTGCCGCGACCCCCGGGCTGGTGGCCACGCCGTCGGGCCGCTACTTCGGCTGGGTGCGCGGCGGCGTCCTCGACTCGGCGCTCGCGGCCGACTGGCTCACCGCCGCCTGGGACCAGAACGCGAGCCTCCTGGCCGGCTCCCCGGCGGGCGCCGCCGTCGAGCGCGTCGCGACGACGTGGCTCCTCGACGCCCTCCACCTCCCGCCCACCGCCGCCGTCGGCTTCGTCACCGGCGGCCAGATGGCGAACTTCACGTGCCTCGCGGCCGCCCGCCACGCGGTCCTGGCGCGCGCCGGCTGGGACGTCGAGCGCGACGGTCTCCTCGGCGCCCCCGCACCCGGCGTCTTCGTCGGTGCCGAGCGCCACGTCACCGTCGACCTCGCCCTGCGCTACCTCGGCCTCGGCCAGTCGCGCAGCGTCGTCGTCGCCGCCGACGACCAGGGCCGCCTCCGCCCCGACGCCCTCGAGCAGGCCCTCGCGGCCGACGAGCAGGGCCACCCCGGCCGCCCCCGCATCGTGGTGCTGCAGGCGGGCGATGTGCACTCCGGCGCGTTCGACCCCGGCGAGGCGGTCGCGATCGCCCACCGCTACGGCGCGTGGGTGCACGTGGACGGCGCGTTCGGCCTGTGGGCCGCCGCCTCGCCCCGGCACCGCCACCTGACCGCGGGCCTGGAAGGCGCCGACTCCTGGGCCACCGACGCCCACAAGACCCTGAACGTCCCCTACGACTCGGGCCTCGCGATCGTCGCCGACCCCGCCGCGCTGCACGCCGCGATGGGGGAGCGCGCCGCCTACCTCATCCAGGACGAGCGCCCCGACCCTCTGGCCGCCGTACCCGAGTTCTCGCGCCGCGCGCGCGGCTTCACCGTCTGGGCCGCGCTGCGCGAGCTCGGCCGCGACGGCCTGGCCGCCATGGTCGCGGGCTTCGCCGACCACGCCGCCCGGTTCGCCCGCGAGCTGGCGGCGCTCGACGGCGTCACCGTCGTCAACGACGTCGTCTACACCCAGGTGTGCGTCGCGTTCCGCGGCGACGTCGAGACGCGCGCCGTCGCCGCCGCGCTCCTGCGCGAGGGCACCACCTGGATGACGCCGTCGACCTGGCGCGGCCGCAGCGTCCTGCGCGTCTCGGTCTCGAACGCGAGGACGGACGACGACGACGTCGCGCGCGCGATCGCCGCCCTCACCCGGGTGCTGGGCGAGGTCCGCGCCGGCTGA
- a CDS encoding GNAT family N-acetyltransferase, translating to MTTTVRRARPDDATTLGAIHVRSWQRGYDGLLPADVLADLDPVARGQWWAQLLQAQDGTPDDTPGPVTHVAERGGAVVGFVGTGPVRGSDHGESASTAELFLYVDPEAWRGGVGRELMATATARLTRAGYTDAMLWVLEGNARAIGFYEATGWEHDGVRRVEVIPGVTAAELGYRRQLG from the coding sequence ATGACCACCACCGTCCGCCGCGCCCGTCCCGACGACGCCACCACCCTCGGCGCGATCCACGTGCGCTCGTGGCAGCGCGGGTACGACGGCCTCCTCCCGGCCGACGTGCTCGCCGACCTCGACCCCGTGGCGCGCGGCCAGTGGTGGGCGCAGCTCCTCCAGGCGCAGGACGGCACGCCCGACGACACCCCCGGCCCGGTGACGCACGTGGCCGAGCGGGGCGGCGCCGTCGTCGGCTTCGTCGGGACCGGGCCGGTGCGCGGCAGCGACCACGGCGAGAGCGCCAGCACGGCCGAGCTGTTCCTGTACGTCGACCCGGAGGCCTGGCGCGGCGGCGTCGGCCGCGAGCTGATGGCGACGGCGACGGCGCGGCTCACCCGTGCCGGCTACACCGACGCGATGCTCTGGGTGCTCGAGGGCAACGCGCGCGCGATCGGCTTCTACGAGGCGACCGGGTGGGAGCACGACGGCGTGCGGCGCGTCGAGGTGATCCCGGGCGTGACGGCGGCCGAGCTCGGATACCGGCGGCAGCTGGGTTAG
- a CDS encoding phytoene desaturase family protein: MRGDGGARDGAGRVVVIGAGVGGLAAAARLAALGHRVTVLEAADAIGGKLGTYERDGYVFDTGPSLVTMPQVFEDLFDATGAPLADAVDLERLDVACRYTFPDGTGVDLPGRIEEIPAALDAALGAGTGEQWAAFTRDAAAIWDVAEQPFLRSPIGRGTLAAMSSDTANLTTIAPWLSLRAFGARRLHDPRLRAMLDRYATYTGSDPRRAPSALATVPYAEQAFGSWYVRGGLRALGAAIARRARDRGAEIRTGVRVASIEHDGARVTGVVTAGGERVAADVVVANADASQVYGELLAGAGARRRLRALRRATPSLAGFVLLLALEGLPASLRERAAHHRVLFPRDYDDEFDAVFGVGRYGRWHGGGGPRPVDDPTVYVTAPQDAAIVPGGSAGLTRGEGAWFVLVNAPRHDPARGADWDAPGLAEAYGRRILDVMARRGLDVRPYVRWVETRSPADLERSVLAPGGAIYGTSSNKSASAFLRPANRGPVRGLYLVGGSSHPGGGLPLVTLSAEITAGLIGPA, encoded by the coding sequence GTGAGGGGCGACGGCGGGGCGCGCGACGGCGCGGGCCGGGTCGTCGTGATCGGCGCGGGCGTCGGTGGCCTCGCCGCCGCCGCACGCCTGGCCGCGCTCGGCCACCGCGTCACGGTCCTGGAGGCCGCCGACGCGATCGGCGGCAAGCTCGGCACCTACGAGCGCGACGGCTACGTCTTCGACACGGGCCCGTCGCTCGTCACGATGCCGCAGGTCTTCGAGGACCTGTTCGACGCGACGGGTGCGCCGCTGGCCGACGCCGTCGACCTCGAACGCCTCGACGTCGCCTGCCGCTACACCTTCCCCGACGGCACGGGCGTCGACCTCCCGGGCCGGATCGAGGAGATTCCCGCCGCCCTGGACGCCGCGCTCGGCGCCGGGACGGGCGAGCAGTGGGCCGCGTTCACGCGCGACGCCGCCGCGATCTGGGACGTCGCCGAGCAGCCGTTCCTGCGCTCGCCGATCGGCCGCGGCACGCTGGCGGCGATGTCGTCGGACACCGCGAACCTGACGACCATCGCGCCGTGGCTGAGCCTGCGGGCCTTCGGCGCGCGGCGCCTGCACGATCCGCGGCTGCGCGCGATGCTCGACCGCTACGCGACCTACACGGGCAGCGATCCGCGGCGTGCGCCGTCGGCCCTCGCGACGGTGCCGTACGCGGAGCAGGCGTTCGGCTCCTGGTACGTGCGCGGCGGGCTGCGCGCGCTCGGCGCGGCCATTGCTCGCCGGGCGCGGGACCGCGGGGCAGAGATTCGCACGGGGGTGCGGGTCGCGTCGATCGAGCACGACGGCGCGCGCGTCACCGGCGTCGTGACGGCCGGCGGGGAGCGGGTGGCGGCGGACGTCGTCGTCGCGAACGCCGACGCGAGCCAGGTGTACGGCGAGCTGCTCGCGGGGGCCGGGGCGAGGCGACGGCTGCGGGCGCTGCGGCGCGCGACGCCGTCGCTCGCGGGCTTCGTGCTGCTGCTCGCGCTGGAGGGGCTGCCGGCGTCGCTGCGTGAGCGGGCGGCGCACCACCGCGTGCTGTTCCCGCGCGACTACGACGACGAGTTCGACGCCGTGTTCGGGGTCGGGCGGTACGGGCGCTGGCACGGCGGCGGTGGGCCGCGACCGGTGGACGACCCGACCGTGTACGTGACCGCGCCGCAGGACGCCGCGATCGTGCCCGGCGGGTCGGCCGGGCTGACGCGCGGGGAGGGCGCGTGGTTCGTGCTCGTGAACGCGCCGCGGCACGACCCCGCGCGGGGCGCGGACTGGGACGCGCCGGGGCTCGCGGAGGCGTACGGGCGGCGGATCCTCGACGTCATGGCGCGGCGGGGGCTCGACGTGCGGCCGTACGTGCGGTGGGTGGAGACGCGCTCGCCGGCGGACCTCGAGCGCTCGGTGCTGGCGCCCGGCGGGGCGATCTACGGGACGTCGTCCAACAAGTCGGCGTCGGCGTTCCTGCGGCCGGCGAACCGCGGGCCGGTGCGGGGGCTGTACCTGGTGGGCGGCTCGTCGCACCCGGGCGGCGGGCTGCCGCTCGTGACCCTCTCGGCGGAGATCACGGCGGGCCTGATCGGCCCCGCCTGA
- a CDS encoding HAD hydrolase family protein, translating to MSAPDIRLIAIDLDGTLLDSGKQLDPDFPALLSALTERGIAVVPASGRQHESIRLAIAGADPVADQAPQDAPVGAGREAVDALAIIAENGALAARGGEVVALDGVPAAAVAHVLDAVARYTAGGGTAAVVLAGAHTAWVGTDAVAALPDFVTTAQPYYPMLEVVPDLREIEGEVLKIAVWDPNGSETGVATAIGEVPGSRVLISAGVWVDVMSPTADKGTALAALQDELGITPAQTMAFGDFPNDLGMLARAEWSYAMAGAHPEVTAAARYTAPSNDDSGVVRTIREVLAL from the coding sequence GTGAGCGCCCCCGACATCCGCCTGATCGCCATCGACCTGGACGGGACGCTGCTGGACTCCGGCAAGCAGCTCGACCCCGACTTCCCCGCCCTCCTGAGCGCCCTGACGGAGCGCGGCATCGCCGTCGTCCCGGCCAGCGGCCGCCAGCACGAGAGCATCCGCCTCGCGATCGCGGGCGCGGACCCCGTCGCGGACCAGGCGCCGCAGGACGCCCCCGTCGGCGCCGGCCGCGAGGCGGTCGACGCGCTCGCGATCATCGCCGAGAACGGCGCTCTGGCGGCCCGCGGCGGCGAGGTCGTCGCGCTCGACGGGGTCCCGGCAGCCGCCGTCGCGCACGTCCTGGACGCCGTCGCCCGCTACACCGCCGGGGGCGGGACGGCCGCCGTCGTGCTGGCCGGCGCGCACACGGCGTGGGTCGGGACGGACGCGGTCGCCGCGCTGCCCGACTTCGTCACCACGGCCCAGCCCTACTACCCGATGCTCGAGGTCGTCCCGGACCTGCGGGAGATCGAGGGCGAGGTCCTCAAGATCGCCGTGTGGGACCCGAACGGCTCCGAGACCGGCGTCGCGACGGCGATCGGCGAGGTCCCCGGGTCGCGCGTGCTGATCTCGGCGGGGGTCTGGGTGGACGTCATGAGCCCGACGGCGGACAAGGGCACCGCGCTCGCCGCGCTCCAGGACGAGCTGGGCATCACGCCCGCGCAGACCATGGCGTTCGGCGACTTCCCCAACGATCTCGGCATGCTGGCGCGCGCCGAGTGGTCCTACGCGATGGCCGGCGCGCACCCCGAGGTCACGGCCGCGGCGCGGTATACGGCGCCGTCCAACGACGACAGCGGCGTGGTGCGCACGATCCGCGAGGTGCTGGCGCTCTAG